The Capsicum annuum cultivar UCD-10X-F1 chromosome 1, UCD10Xv1.1, whole genome shotgun sequence sequence AACGTAAGTATCCTTTTCGCCTAACTCCCACCTTCCTCTTTCCCACCGTTTCTTCCTCGCCTTATTTCTCTTTCTGCCTTTGCTTTCTCCTCTTATCTCCTCTGCTTCAAGGTACCCCAAGATTCCTTTTTTATAATTCATTCATACTATATTTGTATATCTCTTTGAGTTATATATCTCTATCTCCTCCCCAGCTCTTtttctataatctataaataGTGAGTGGATAAAACAGGGGAGAGATTAATTTATTGCTTACTGGTGCTGATCAGATGGCAGATAGCAGCAGAACTGAAGAGTTTTCTGTTTGCTCTCAGGTACTTGAAATTCTCTTAATACTGTTTTCTCCATTACAAACGGAAATCGTTGCATTTTCTTTGATCTCATTGGGTAAGGAACATTTCTCTTGTTTCATCAATTAATAACAAAACAAAGACTAGTCCGATGCAATTTATAAGTACCTTTAATTTCTCTGTGTATATGTGTAAGATTTACAAAGCATTTATATTATAACTTAAATCTTACTGATTTGGGGTCGAAGTTGATATGCATATGTGGTTCAAATAATAGAAGGTGCATAACTTAAAGGTCTTCTGTAATACGAGAGATATTGAGTACTGGAgtaattagattttaattaagttaattatgaacGATACAGGGTTTATGAAACTTAAATACTTCCAAATCCCACCTTTTCACATATATTactctttgattttattattctacctttttttttaattcgtttgtgaaaaaaaaaaagtctcttttactttcttaaaattttttaatattaacttTTTACATGTATGTATTTAATTTAACATCAGAAGATTCAgaaatatttttactttaaaaaatttatgtcatGCCAAAACGTGATTACAACGGAGATAGTATTTGTTTTAGAAAAGAAGTTTGAGAGAGTAAACACGAAGCGTGTTTGATATAGGACCTAACATACGTAATTGATAGTTACATGAATTGAAAGTTGGCCAGGGTAGCTGCCCTCTGCTGCTAAAAAAAAGAAGCTTATACCTTGTTATGCTATTTTTTTTCTCGTCTTCCAATTAAAGTCAATATATATAGTAGTGGTATATGTATAttctttatataataataatcacataTAGAAGATGGAATATTTAAGAAATTTGGATCAGTAAACATGCAAGAATTCAAGGGTcgaaatattttattattatattaatcttCTAAGGTTAATATCAATATTAATTAGGAGTAGTTGTTTGTTCAATAAGTAGGTACATACTAGCTTTCAAAACCATAGTTGCATTCAAACTCTAGACGCTTTGTGTGACTTTTTATTGTTGAAGAGTTGAAGCACGCATTTAATCCAAGGTTCCTCTcagaacatgtaatttaaagcaTATACGAGTTCACTCACATATTGtggtgttttattttagttttgtgtGATTATTACATCTTTTCGTAAAGTACCGAACCTGATTAGAATAAAATTACGTAAATAAAACAAAGAAGGATCATATTAGAGATACAAAATTAGCCCATAAAATTATAATCCATCAAATGTGTCTTGGTTTGGATTGAATATTGAACTATTTGATATCTAGCCTAAACTtataatgaaaagtaaaaatattttgagaaatatatttgttttatttgatatgttatacgtagtcataataaagaaaattaatgattttataacatactaaaaataattataacgGAAGAGTTGAGGAATTGAGTTATGACTCGGATTTCATTTCATTTTAATTCAACTAATTCTAGGCCAAGTAACTTTTGAACGGATCAATAACATTCCCATTTAAAAACACAATCCATTTTGATTAGTGATTAGTCCAAGTTTAACTGACTCCTCCCATTTACAACGTAAAGATCATGTGTTGGTAGATTAGAAGAGGGCACAAGTCAGAATATCTTTTAATTATCTGCATTAGCTGTGAAACCCGATTATGTTCTTGGTTCCATACGACtttctttgtaatttttgtaGTGCGGTCCAAGAAATATCTTGAGACATTTCCTTAAATTAAAAAAGACATAACTATGATGTAGATAGATTTGTGGGGTTGAAGGGGCAAAGCAATCACGTGTAGCCTGCTCTAGGGATCAAAAAAGAGTGGTCTCCAAAAGCTATATGCTTTCTCTTTTAGATTTATCTATGTAAATATTTGAGCCACTCATGGCTTAGATTCAATTATTTTAGGACTCTATATTTGAAATATGTCGGCACTAACTTAATTGGAAATCAAGCTACTTAAATAGGATGTAGTATCAGTCGTCTCCTGTGTTCATTATATAGTTCTTAATTAAATAGGAAATTTGGTGAAATTGCCTTAGTTTGAATTAGAAGTTCCATTTTATAAATTATCCGTTTTACAAATGTTAACACAAGTTGGACACGTAACTACATACTATGACCCAAATGATGAATTATATTTGGtcgtataaaaataaataaagaattatatTAGTTAGTCTATAGGTAACTAGACTACTAGAATAGATTTAGAAAAGGTCTAAGTCCTCCAACTTTTAGTTGATTAGTCTTTGAAAGTTTGGTTGTATTTGGGATTTTTATAGCATGTTTGTGTCAACtgattttaaaaagtatttaagGGTTGGTTTGGCagagtgtattaaaaaatataatgcatgtaTTACTTAATATGTACTACTAATACTTTGTTTGGTTAGTTTTTTTtgtctatgtataactaatgcaaacattagttatTCACTCTATTATatattgaagtgtgtattagtaatacactccatttcctatgtattagtaataccaaAATTtttaacacatgcattaacttattaaataaccttaatacccctcaatttttctctcaaaatatttcataatttttttcccgaaattttaattttcaaaagtgaattttctcaaaacatttcacaatttcttttcccaccatttagtttacaacaatgaatagttgaataaataaccgcaacatatttttgctttgaggatctttaaaaaataaaaaattgagactattcgttaattttacattttgtattttatttttgtttcaactaTGTTAATCTGTTAGCGTAACATTTCATGAcaaaggtcttgcaattaatcctaaatctctatatactagttcaacaatactaactNNNNNNNNNNNNNNNNNNNNNNNNNNNNNNNNNNNNNNNNNNNNNNNNNNNNNNNNNNNNNNNNNNNNNNNNNNNNNNNNNNNNNNNNNNNNNNNNNNNNNNNNNNNNNNNNNNNNNNNNNNNNNNNNNNNNNNNNNNNNNNNNNNNNNNNNNNNNNNNNNNNNNNNNNNNNNNNNNNNNNNNNNNNNNNNNNNNNNNNNNNNNNNNNNNNNNNNNNNNNNNNNNNNNNNNNNNNNNNNNNNNNNNNNNNNNNNNNNNNNNNNNNNNNNNNNNNNNNNNNNNNNNNNNNNNNNNNNNNNNNNNNNNNNNNNNNNNNNNNNNNNNNNNNNNNNNNNNNNNNNNNNNNNNNNNNNNNNNNNNNNNNNNNNNNNNNNNNNNNNNNNNNNNNNNNNNNNNNNNNNNNNNNNNNNNNNNNNNNNNNNNNNNNNNNNNNNNNNNNNNNNNNNNNNNNNNNNNNNNNNNNNNNNNNNNNNNNNNNNNNNNNNNNNNNNNNNNNNNNNNNNNNNNNNNNNNNNNNNNNNNNNNNNNNNNNNNNNNNNNNNNNNNNNNNNNNNNNNNNNNNNNNNNNNNNNNNNNNNNNNNNNNNNNNNNNNNNNNNNNNNNNNNNNNNNNNNNNNNNNNNNNNNNNNNNNNNNNNNNNNNNNNNNNNNNNNNNNNNNNNNNNNNNNNNNNNNNNNNNNNNNNNNNNNNNNNNNNNNNNNNNNNNNNNNNNNNNNNNNNNNNNNNNNNNNNNNNNNNNNNNNNNNNNNNNNNNNNNNNNNNNNNNNNNNNNNNNNNNNNNNNNNNNNNNNNNNNNNNNNNNNNNNNNNNNNNNNNNNNNNNNNNNNNNNNNNNNNNNNNNNNNNNNNNNNNNNNNNNNNNNNNNNNNNNNNNNNNNNNNNNNNNNNNNNNNNNNNNNNNNNNNNNNNNNNNNNNNNNNNNNNNNNNNNNNNNNNNNNNNNNNNNNNNNNNNNNNNNNNNNNNNNNNNNNNNNNNNNNNNNNNNNNNNNNNNNNNNNNNNNNNNNNNNNNNNNNNNNNNNNNNNNNNNNNNNNNNNNNNNNNNNNNNNNNNNNNNNNNNNNNNNNNNNNNNNNNNNNNNNNNNNNNNNNNNNNNNNNNNNNNNNNNNNNNNNNNNNNNNNNNNNNNNNNNNNNNNNNNNNNNNNNNNNNNNNNNNNNNNNNNNNNNNNNNNNNNNNNNNNNNNNNNNNNNNNNNNNNNNNNNNNNNNNNNNNNNNNNNNNNNNNNNNNNNNNNNNNNNNNNNNNNNNNNNNNNNNNNNNNNNNNNNNNNNNNNNNNNNNNNNNNNNNNNNNNNNNNNNNNNNNNNNNNNNNNNNNNNNNNNNNNNNNNNNNNNNNNNNNNNNNNNNNNNNNNNNNNNNNNNNNNNNNNNNNNNNNNNNNNNNNNNNNNNNNNNNNNNNNNNNNNNNNNNNNNNNNNNNNNNNNNNNNNNNNNNNNNNNNNNNNNNNNNNNNNNNNNNNNNNNNNNNNNNNNNNNNNNNNNNNNNNNNNNNNNNNNNNNNNNNNNNNNNNNNNNNNNNNNNNNNNNNNNNNNNNNNNNNNNNNNNNNNNNNNNNNNNNNNNNNNNNNNNNNNNNNNNNNNNNNNNNNNNNNNNNNNNNNNNNNNNNNNNNNNNNNNNNNNNNNNNNNNNNNNNNNNNNNNNNNNNNNNNNNNNNNNNNNNNNNNNNNNNNNNNNNNNNNNNNNNNNNNNNNNNNNNNNNNNNNNNNNNNNNNNNNNNNNNNNNNNNNNNNNNNNNNNNNNNNNNNNNNNNNNNNNNNNNNNNNNNNNNNNNNNNNNNNNNNNNNNNNNNNNNNNNNNNNNNNNNNNNNNNNNNNNNNNNNNNNNNNNNNNNNNNNNNNNNNNNNNNNNNNNNNNNNNNNNNNNNNNNNNNNNNNNNNNNNNNNNNNNNNNNNNNNNNNNNNNNNNNNNNNNNNNNNNNNNNNNNNNNNNNNNNNNNNNNNNNNNNNNNNNNNNNNNNNNNNNNNNNNNNNNNNNNNNNNNNNNNNNNNNNNNNNNNNNNNNNNNNNNNNNNNNNNNNNNNNNNNNNNNNNNNNNNNNNNNNNNNNNNNNNNNNNNNNNNNNNNNNNNNNNNNNNNNNNNNNNNNNNNNNNNNNNNNNNNNNNNNNNNNNNNNNNNNNNNNNNNNNNNNNNNNNNNNNNNNNNNNNNNNNNNNNNNNNNNNNNNNNNNNNNNNNNNNNNNNNNNNNNNNNNNNNNNNNNNNNNNNNNNNNNNNNNNNNNNNNNNNNNNNNNNNNNNNNNNNNNNNNNNNNNNNNNNNNNNNNNNNNNNNNNNNNNNNNNNNNNNNNNNNNNNNNNNNNNNNNNNNNNNNNNNNNNNNNNNNNNNNNNNNNNNNNNNNNNNNNNNNNNNNNNNNNNNNNNNNNNNNNNNNNNNNNNNNNNNNNNNNNNNNNNNNNNNNNNNNNNNNNNNNNNNNNNNNNNNNNNNNNNNNNNNNNNNNNNNNNNNNNNNNNNNNNNNNNNNNNNNNNNNNNNNNNNNNNNNNNNNNNNNNNNNNNNNNNNNNNNNNNNNNNNNNNNNNNNNNNNNNNNNNNNNNNNNNNNNNNNNNNNNNNNNNNNNNNNNNNNNNNNNNNNNNNNNNNNNNNNNNNNNNNNNNNNNNNNNNNNNNNNNNNNNNNNNNNNNNNNNNNNNNNNNNNNNNNNNNNNNNNNNNNNNNNNNNNNNNNNNNNNNNNNNNNNNNNNNNNNNNNNNNNNNNNNNNNNNNNNNNNNNNNNNNNNNNNNNNNNNNNNNNNNNNNNNNNNNNNNNNNNNNNNNNNNNNNNNNNNNNNNNNNNNNNNNNNNNNNNNNNNNNNNNNNNNNNNNNNNNNNNNNNNNNNNNNNNNNNNNNNNNNNNNNNNNNNNNNNNNNNNNNNNNNNNNNNNNNNNNNNNNNNNNNNNNNNNNNNNNNNNNNNNNNNNNNNNNNNNNNNNNNNNNNNNNNNNNNNNNNNNNNNNNNNNNNNNNNNNNNNNNNNNNNNNNNNNNNNNNNNNNNNNNNNNNNNNNNNNNNNNNNNNNNNNNNNNNNNTTTTTGCTTTGCTTTGAGggtctttacaaaaaaaaaattgagactattcgttaattttacatcttgtattttatttttgtttcgattATATTAATCCATCGGCGTAACATTTCATGCGCAAAGatgaaggtcttgcaattaatcctaaatatttatatactagttcaacaatactaactatatttgagatgacaaaagaactttgttgcaaaaaaagtgtacaaagttaaagaaggatatttttataaacaaacactttttttatagaaattatgtaagatatattattttttatacatcaaaccaaataatgtataagaaataatacatgcataattaatacaagcataactaatacaaacattactaatgcaagtattattaatacactatattttacaTTGTTCTTACGGAGTATAGCAAACGACCCCTTATTGTTCTAATTATCTTTTGCAAAAGTGATGTCGAAAGGTAGCAATGACTATTTAGCTAAATTATTTAAAGTGCTTTTATTAGTATTGTTTTGCCAATCTTAGTGCTTTTAAGTTtcaaattaaacaaaagaaaggtactagtaaattttaatttggtaaaaatgtatttttgatataggtatttttaattttgaaaaaaaaatttattttttgttttttcttaaaaaatttaaaacaatttaACCATCTACTAAAAAAACATTTCATTTCTTCACCAAAAGTTAATCAAACACTTCCATTCTctaagaattttattttcttaaaaaaatatttttattttttcaaaaacttgatCAACAGTTGCGAAAGGACAATCAGATTGTCACATGGGGTTCTATGGTTGGTCCCATTGAACTTTTTGTTGTTTAAATTTGTTCCTCGTAAAGTCACATCAAGTCAAACTTTAGGCGCCACAATCCACAAGTTTTGAAAGTGCAATCCAACcagaaggaaaaaagaagaagaaagagatagTCCAAAATGAATTGATTTAATTAGAGTTAGGTGTCTGCTTTCTGATTTATAATTAATTAGTTGTTTACTGATTCAACCTTTGATTGTTTGGTATTGCTCCTAACTTTTGTAGACGACTTCTTCTGGTAACAAGTATGGAGGACTTATGCCAAAGAAGAAGCCTTTGATTTCAAAGGCAAGTTCTATAGCACTGTTTTTCTGTTAAAattttatagatataaatatctttGCCTGGTAAAATTAATTTACAATCACTTATAATATTGTGGGTGTAGGACCATGAACGTGCCTTTTTTGATTCTGCAGACTGGGCTTTATGCAAGGTAAGTAACACTTATAAAGAAATAATTACactcacttttttaattattttattctttcttcctattaatatacataacatagcagatatattaataatattctgcgtatatgttgggatttttgtaatatgttagaagagagttgagattttttgtaatattgaaaacataaattgtgtatttgtgtaatttttagataaattaatgGGCAAGTCACACACTTTAGTCGCAagtcaaacatataaaaatatatattagtttgtgtttaaaaaatatattctatgtatataatgtatttatattaaaaatatgtatatttactgaatattatttttggtgaactGCTATTTATGTGAATTTTTCTCGACATGAAACTCAATATCCTCTAAGCTTTTTGGGATATTGAATAGCAAAACCTTCTCATTTACTTTATTTATCTTCTGCTTTTTCATGGAAAAAGGAAAAGGATTTGtatccaaaaaaacaaaaaagagaattaATTTCCATAAGATATGAAAGcacacaatgatatcaagatgCTATTAAACTTAGCTAACTTAGCGCAAGATTATGAAAATTCTACTCTGAATTTAAAGTTGGGTTTGTCAAAAAATCTTAGCCCAAAGCTGCTATCTTGGGTTTGATAGTAGGTCCAGTCTTAAAATTCACTTTAATTTCGTTTGCCTCTTTTTCCATTTCCCGATGAAATTTCCTTGGAATTATAAATAAGGATGAAAGGAAAATTGTGAACTAATTTATTGGTTAAATTGTTACCGTATTCTTCTGGATATTGAAAATTGGGAACTGATTATTATTTGTTTCTAATTTATTATGTTGGTGCTTTTCATATGGATACAGCAAGGTGCAGGTGTTGATCAAAAATCAACCGTGGCTATTGAAACATTGCGTCCCAAATTGCAGGTAATTGCAACTGTTGGATAAACTTTGTGAAGCAATTGTgtgttttttcaaaattattattattggtgttgttgttgttgttatatattatTGTTTCATAATTATGATCTTTGTTTACAAGTTGTTTAAAAGTGTgaaatataatgaatttattatttaaaatgaaaCAGAGAACAGATCATCAGCAACTGCCTCCTCGAAGACCTGCTTGTACATCTTGATTCATATGTTGAACCTCTGCCACTTCAAAATGCTGATTTTGTTATGTTCTTTGCTGGCTAAGTAGATAATATCATAAATACTTGTATTTGTTTTATATTGTTTACTTAGATCCATTTTTCAATATGGGATTTGGATGTAATCACCAATTGTGCTTTTAAAACTCTCCTTGCGTGTATTATAATTTTTCCAGCCAGTTTTCATAGCCTCCAAATGTATTCCTCTTTTCATTGTTAATACTTatatagttatattattattaataataataaaagatcaGAACCATTGTTGGGACGCCATGGGCCTAATTGGCAGGATAATATAGAGTATCTAAATTACCATTataaatagtataaataacataaatatcaatccttttgaaagtaattacaaaGCTTCactgtttttcattattttattctctctctgttaatatacataacatagccgaaaTATACATAGGACATAGTATTCTGTGtgtatgttgaaatttttgtaatatgtttagggagttgaaattttttgtaatatttgaaacataaattgtgtatttgtgtaatttttagttataaaTATTGTTCAATATGTTCCTGGCATAAGTAATTTCATTATAAATATTGTTCAATGTGTTTCTAGCATAAGTTCTCAAATGTGTCTAACCAGACATAGGCTAGGAATAACACAAGAGGAACTTCATCCAAAATCATATTGTCAGATGTCGGGTTTTAAAGCAGTTTTAGAGAAAAGTTCAGGATTTTGGCGATTTCAATAATTTGGTTGTGTTTTTACAGTTGagtgaggacatgaccctagataggaagatatgaaggaaaaacattaggatagagggttaaggGTGTGGTTGAGTTGTAGTCAGTAGGTAGGAGAATTGTGGTGTCCTTTGTTTGGTAattttttgtggatgtcgtatctatgttattttgtcatgttctatgcttttgatatttttgtatgCTGCCTTTTATACCCtcttttatcttgagccgggagtttattgaaaacagcctctctacctcgtTAGAGATAGTGGTATGAATTGCGTACAATCTATCATCTCTAGACCCCATTATgagggaatatactgggtttgttgttgttgttgttggttgcgCTTTTTATACAGTCAAGTCTATTTATTTTTCAGAGTTATTAGTTGTAGATTTAAATCCTTTATTGAGTATTTTTTTCAACATCTATCAGACTACTCGACTATTTCTGACGCTTACATTTATATAGTCACTAGGTAACATGTCCGTGCTTCGCGCGGTCTTATAACACATTTAAAATTATTGACCTctcttttaatgaaaataaaaacacttataaacaacatacatttgaattcattttttttctccatttgaATTCATTTAACAATGTGAGTGTTAACAAagatttagaaagaaaaaaaatagagatttaGAAATAGTATTAAATTAGATAGAACTCAAATTAAATTACATCCAGGGAGGTTACATTTTGCTATTGGTAATATTAATTTTTCGGCAGTACTTTGAACTTGTGATGTCAAGATCATCACCTTCCTCAAAGACGTTTAGATAAATATCTACAATCATATTTATATCGATGATCACAATAATCATTATCACATGCTTAATAAAATGAAGCACCCAAATTCCTTTAATCATATTCCTGAAAGTTCAAACTTTCCTCTAGATGGAAATTTATGTAGTTGATAGTAAAACTCTGACCAATTAGTGGTATTGGAGCATCAATTTGAAAATAAATCTTCTAATATTATCTCATAAAGACATTATATCTTGACCTGGTACAATTACCAATATAAGTATCATCGCATTGTACTATGAAGATTTAACCACacagaaaatagaaagaaaatttgTGTTTCTCTctaatttactttgatttttagcATCGAAGAGGATGTGTAGCTATATAACGTTACTTTGACCAACTCTACCActtttctcatgttgaagaaAACAAGGCCCTCTCTTCTACCTCTGTCACAACACGTCCATATGCATCACCTGCTATCGAACATTTAACAAACTCCATGGAGTTGCATGTTAAGGTGCCTATTTTATCAGAGAGTATAGTGTCAACCTGTCCAAGTTCCTCATTGAGATAAGATGTTCTTGCACGAGCTGGATTATCAGTTTCCTCGTAATACATCTCCATATCTTGATTGATGAATATGCTCTGTAAAACCTTCACAATTTCAATAGacacatataacaaaataggaATCAAGTACCCATATAACATAAGGTTGTCCGGAAATGGAAAAATGCAGCCAGTGAAGCTCTTTTAGGATCATAAAATACACTTGTCTTGTCTGGTCGAAGATACCACCTCCTTAGTTTACCACCAGAAATGTCATTCTTAGTCTCAATCCCGAAAAAGATCG is a genomic window containing:
- the LOC107878678 gene encoding uncharacterized protein LOC107878678 isoform X1 is translated as MADSSRTEEFSVCSQTTSSGNKYGGLMPKKKPLISKTGLYASKVQVLIKNQPWLLKHCVPNCREQIISNCLLEDLLVHLDSYVEPLPLQNADFVMFFAG
- the LOC107878678 gene encoding uncharacterized protein LOC107878678 isoform X2, with translation MADSSRTEEFSVCSQTTSSGNKYGGLMPKKKPLISKDHERAFFDSADWALCKQGAGVDQKSTVAIETLRPKLQRTDHQQLPPRRPACTS